The sequence below is a genomic window from Pseudosulfitobacter sp. DSM 107133.
CTTCAAGGGCGGCGTTGGCAAGACTTCGACAGCGGCGCATCTGGCGATGTCCGCCGCTCTCGACGGCTACCGCGTTCTGGTGATCGACCTCGACAGCCAGGGCTCCATGACCTCGATCATGGGCGGCAAGGTCGAGGACGAATGGCAAACCGCCTTTCCCCTGCTGGCGCGCGACTATGCCCGCCATGTGCAGGCCGAGAATGCCAACCGACGCCTTGCGGGCACCACCGAACTGCCGCTTGACGAAACCTTAACCGAAAGCCTTGAGGTTTCGCCGCGAAACCTGATCCAGCCAACGCACTGGCCCAACATTGATCTGATCGGCGCGCAGCTGAACCTGTACTGGGCCGAATTCCAGGTGCCGGTCTGGCGGATGCAGGCGCGGTCATGGCCGCTGTGGGACGCGCTGACCAACGCCCTGCAATCGGACCAGATACTAGAGGACTATGACATCATCCTGCTCGATACGCCCCCTGCCCTTGGCTACCTGACGATCAACGCCCTGTCGGCGGCTGACATCCTGCTGGTGCCTTTGGGCGCGTCCTTCCTGGAGTTCGATTCGACGGGCCGGTTTTTTGACATGCTCTATTCCACCTTTGCCAGCATCGAAGAGGGCGAAAACCGTCTGCGCCGTCAGGACGGGATGCCGGAAATGAAATTCGAATGGGACGCCGTGCGCGCCCTGATCACCCGTTTTGACGCCGCCCAGCAGACCGATCTGGCCAATGTGATTCAGGCCTATTTTGGCGACTTCATGACCACCTACCGGCAGGAACTGACCGCCATGGTCGGGCAGGCGGGCGAGCAGGTGAACGGCATTTACGAGGCGGATTACCGCGAGTTCAACCGCGATACCTATGTGCGGGGTCGCGAGACTTTTGACCGCACCTGGGCCGAGATCAAGGAGATCCTGTTGGGCACATGGTGGCGCGATATGCAGATGGAGGCACATGAGAATGGCAAAGCGTAGACGGCTGGAGGCACCCAGCACCGACGACCTGAGCAGGATCGAAGAAGAGTTTCGCCGCGAAACCTCACCCCGCAAAACCGGCGGCGCGCCCATCGCACAGGTCGCCGCAGAAAGCACCGAGGCGATGGTTGCAGGCGCACAGGCCCGCGATTCCTCTGACGCCAAAGCCATGCGCGAGGCGCGGGAAAAGGGGCTGGTGATCCTTGAAATTCCGCTGGACCAGATCCAGCCCGACGCGATGATCCGCGACCGCACGGTGCTGATCGCGGAAGAGATGACCGAGCTTCAGGACTCGATCGCGCTAAACGGTCTGCGCCTGCCGATCGAGGTATTTGCCCTGCCAGATGCCCGGCCCGACGGTCCGCGCTATGGTGTGCTGTCCGGCTATCGCCGCATGAAGGCGGTGCAGCATCTTTTTGACCTGACCGAGCAGGAAAAATACGCCACCATCCGCGCCATCCTGCGCGACCCTGACCAGATGGGCGGCGCCTTTGCCGCGATGATCGAAGAGAACGAAATTCGTGCCTCGCTCAGCCATTTTGAACGGGGGCGGATCGTGGTGATCGCGGTGCATCAGGGATCGTTCGTCAACGTCGAAGAGGCGGTAAACGTGCTGTTCCCCTCGGCGTCCAAGGCCAAACGCAGCAAGATCCGGTCTTTTGCGCTGATCTTTGAAGAGCTGGGGGACATGCTGAAATTTCCCGAGACGCTGAAAGAGAAGGAAGGTCTGCGGCTGGCGCAGGCCTTGCGTCAGGGCGGCGAGGCGCGGTTGCGCGAGGTGCTGGCTTCGGATGAACCCGACACGCCGGCCGAGGAAGCCGCGTTGTTGGCGCTGGCGCTGAGTGCCTTTGATGACGTGCCAAAGGACAGCCGAAAGGGCGGGCGGCCGGTGGCAAAGCTGCCGGTGCCGGGCTGGCAGGATGCGCGGACGCTGACCTTGTCCAGCGGCATCACCTTGCACCGCGCGTCGGATTCGCAGGGCTATCTGATCCGGTTTACGGGCAGGGGGCTAAGCTCTGATTTGATGGATTCGGTGATGGTCGAGTTGCAAAACCTGCTGGAGAAACCCTGAGGTTTCGCGGCGAAACCCAAAGCGCGCAGCCCGTCGCGGGCGTCGCGGATCGGAACGGGGCGGGGCAGGGCGGCCGGAATTCGGCCGGTCGGTCCCACAGTTCTTGGCCGTCGAGCAGGGACAGAGGGGCGCGGTGCCATCCGAAAGTTGCCCTTCGGGTCGCGGCGTTCAGAAAGCTTGAAATCAAGGGTGTTTCCCTGTTTGTCGATTGCCGGTTACAAATACGTTCCATCGCCTTTTACTTTTTCATAGGTTTCATCCATTCGCCATGAATGGACGGAGCGCGCTTTCCGGCGATGGGTTTTTCGGCTTTCGCACCCGCAAGATTATTGGACATGATTGGATTGCGCATATCGAGGCGGTTTTCATATCATATCTGGGGAAAAAGCGCCGCCATGACATTTTCCCGGCCGGATCACACCGGGGTCATCAACATGTTACCCCGGACATCACCTGAACGGTCCTGACCCACGCGCAGGTTTCGAGCGATGACCGGCCCGAACGTGATGACCCGTCGCTGTATTGCAGCTCTGACGGCGTACGAGGTCGTGGCGCTCCCATGACGAACTTGTCCCCTCTCGGGATCATGCTGCGCATAACCCTGCCGGGCAGGGCATAATGCTTCCTTCCATTCCTGAGAAAGGATCGCACCATCAAACCATGGGATCAAACACCTAGTTTGGACCCTGGCTGTCATGGCGGGTTTCTGGAATCTGTATCGTAGATTGTTTCGGCAATGCATAATTCTCTTGCCACGGGCGGATTGCTGTCATTTATCTGGTATCTGTTAATGAATGATGGTGGGAGCCACATGCAGGTTAGTGTTCGCGACAATAATGTTGATCAAGCCCTTCGGGTCTTGAAGAAAAAGCTTCAGGGCGAAGGCGTGTTCCGTGAAATGAAGCTGAAGCAGCATTTCGAGAAGCCGTCTGAGAAAAAAGCGCGACAGCAAGCTGAAGCGATCCGTCGGGCGCGCAAGTTGGCGCGTAAGAAATTGGAACGTGAAGGCATGTAAATCATGCTTCATTTTGGTGAATGACGAAACGCCCGCAGCCTTCTGGTTGCGGGCGTCTTGGTTTGGCTTTGTCAGGTTGTTATGTCGCGCCTTGACCAAGATCCGCGTCCCGATCAGGCCAAGCAATCTTGGCCGCATAGTTGTTCCAAAGGCTGAACGCGTCAGCCCGAAATTGGCGGTAGGATGCTGCGGAAAAGCGGTGGCGCTTTGGACGTAAGATTAATGGGTCCAGACCCTAATCGTGGACGGATAGAAAACGCTGCGCCTTGTGTAGAGATTTGAAACGACCCATGCATTGCCCGGCAGTGGTTTGCTTGCATACCATGAGAGGGATATTTTCTCTTCGTCGTGTGTGTCGATGCGACGCCTCTGATCGGTTGTTCAACCCTTTGTGGGAACGATGATCGACGCTTGGGCACGTCAATAACCTGACAAAGCCCCTTAGGCCCGCATCCGCGATGTTTTGCGGGTGGTGTGCAAGCGCCGCAGGAAGGCCAGAACAAAGATCGTTGTCAGGATCAGCACAATGGTCGGGGCCGGTGCGCTGTCGAGGAAAAAACTGGCATAGGTTCCCAGCAGCATCGACGCCGTACAGACCGCGACAGACACGGCCATCATCGGGCCAAAGCTGCGCACCGTCAGAAAGGCCACGGCCCCCGGTGTGATCAGCAGGGCAACGGCCAGGATCAGCCCCGTGGCGCTGAGCGTGGCGACGATGGTCAGCGACAGCACAGACAGCAGGCCATAGTGCAGCCAGCCGGTGCGCAACCCGCTGGCCTTGGCCTGTGCAGGGTCAAAGGCGTGCAGCAGCAGGTCTTTCCATTTCAGCAGCAAGAAGGCCGACACGCCGAGCGAGATTGATCCGGCGGTCCACATGTCTTGTGCGCCGACGCCCAGCATGTTGCCGAACAGGACATGGTCGAGGTGTTCATTGGTGGTGATCGAGGTGTACAGGATGATCCCGATGGCGAACATTCCCGAAAACACCACGCCCATGACGGTGTCCTGTTTCACGCGGCTGTTGTGCGACAGATAGCCGGTGAGCAGCGCGCAGGTCATGCCCGCGCCAAAGGCTCCCACGATCAATGGCAGGCCGGTCATCCACGCGAGCACAACGCCGGGCAGCACCGCATGGCTGACGGCATCGCCCATCAGCGCCCAACCCTTGAGCACCAGAAAGCAGGACAACAGCGCGGTCGGCGGCGCGACCAGAAGGCAGATCCAGAAGGCGTTCTGCATGAAAGGAAACTGGAACGGCAGCAGGGCGGCGTCGATCATGGCAGCGCTTTCTTGTCGGATTGGGACTGGGGCAGGGGCACAGGGCGCAGGGCCTGTGCTGCCTTGCGGCGGGCTGCAAGGGTGCCGTGTTTGGGGGCAAAGACAAAAGCAGTCAGGAATATCACTGTTTGCAGCACCACAATGACACCGCCGGTGGCACCATCAAGAAAGTAGCTGATATAGGCACCAAGGAAGCTGGTCACCGTCCCGATCAGCACCGAAACGACAATCAGGCGTGGAAACCTGTCACACAGCAGATAGGCGGTGGCCCCCGGTGTCACCACCAGTGCAATCACCAGAAATGCGCCCACCGTCATCATCGCCGCGACGATGGCCGCCGACAGCAGCATGAAGAAAACAGAACGCAAAAGGTCGGGGTGCAGACCGATCGAGCGCGCGTGGTTTTCGTCAAAGAACACAACCATCAGGTCTTTCCATTTGGCCAGCAGGACAACCAGCGACACCGTGCCGATAATGGCCAGTTGCAGCGTGTCGTCGGGGGTAATGGCCAGGATATTGCCCATGATGATGGTCTGGATGCTGACCGCCATCGGCGACAGCGACACCATGAACAGCCCAAGTCCGAAGAAAGAGGTAAAGATGATGCCGATGATCACGTCGATTTTCAGACCCGAACGGCCCGATAGAAACAACATCGCCCCCGCCGCCAGCCCGCCCGAGATGAACGCGCCAAGGGCAAAGGGCAGGCCCAGCATATAGGCGCCCGCCACGCCGGGCACGACCGAGTGACTGAGGGCATCCCCGATCAGCGACCAGCCCTTGAGCATCAGATAGCAGGACAAGAAGGCGCAAACGCCCCCGACCAGCGCCGAGACCCACATGGCGTTGAACATATAGCCGTAGCTGAAGGGTTCGAGCAGGGTGTCGATCATGCGTCTTCCTCGGCCGCTTTGCGTTCGCCGTAGTGGACAAAGGGGCGTTCGTCGTCGGTGATGATGCGGATTTCGCGCGGGTCGTCGTCGTCGTGCAGCTCTTGCCCGCCCAGTGTGAAATGGCGCAGCACGCCCCCGAAGGCTTTTTCAAGGTTCTCGCGGGTAAAGGTGGTTTCGGTCAGACCATAGGCCAGAACCGTGCCCTTGATCAGCACGGTGCGGTCGCAGAAATCAGGCACCGAGCCCAGATTGTGCGTCGAAACCAGCATGACGCGGCCCTCGTCGCGCAATTCGCGCAGCAGCTGGGTGATCTGGTCCTCGGTCTTGACATCAACGCCGGTGAACGGCTCGTCCAGCAGGATCACGCGGCCGTCCTGTGCCAATGCGCGGGCCAGAAACACGCGTTTGCGCTGGCCGCCGGACAATTCGCCAATCTGGCGGTGGCGAAATTCGGTCATGTTGACCCGTTCCAGCGCCTGCGCGACCCGCGCGTGATCCTCGCGGCTGGGGCGGCGCAGGAATCCCATGTGGCCATATCGGCCCATCATCACCACATCTTCGACAAGCACGGGAAAGGCCCAGTCGACCTCTTCGGATTGCGGCACATAGGCCACCAGATTTTCGCGCAGAGCATCCTTGACGGTGCGGCCCAACAGGCGGATTTCGCCGCGTGCGGCGGGGACAAACCCCATAATCGCCTTGAACAGGGTCGATTTGCCGGCCCCGTTCACCCCGACCAGCGCAGTGATGGTGCCGCGCGGAATTTCAAAGCTGGCGTCATGCAATGCCGTGTGGCCGTTGCGATAGGTCACCGTCACATTGCGCGCAGAGATGCCCGCGCCATCGGTTTCGTCCGGGGTTGTGCCGTCAGCAGATTTGTCGGCCAAGCGATGGTCCTCCGATAAGTTGCGCAATTTGCGCTGTTATGTATTCCCTGCCCGTGGTCGGGATGCAAACCGTGCCGGGCGGCCCGTCGACCACCCGGCTTGCTGAATCACCTGGCGCAGCGTCAGTTCATGTTTTGTGTCAGCCCGTCCGCGATGGTCTGTGCCGTGACTTTTAGCAGGTCGACATAGCTTGGCACGGCGCCATCGGCTTCGGTCAGGCTGTCGACATAAAGAACGCCGCCATAAGCGGCACCGGTTTCGCGGGCGACCTGTTCGGCGGGCGAAGTGTTAACCGTGCTTTCGCAGAACACCACAGGAATGTTGTTTTTCCTGACCCCGTCGATGACCGACCGCACCTGTTGCGGTGTGCCCACCTGATCGGCGTTGATCGGCCATAGGTACAGTTCCTTCATGCCAAAGTCGTGGGCAAGGTAGCTGAATGCGCCCTCGCAGGTGACCAGCCACCGCTGATCTTCGGGTACCTGCGCAATCTCGTCGCGCAGCGGCCCGATGGCATCGCGGATTTCGGTTTTATAGGCCTCTGCATTCGCCAGATAGGTTTCGGCATTCTCCGGGTCATATTCGGCAAAAGCATCTGCGATATTGTCGACGTAGATCAGCGCGTTATCCAAACCCATCCACGCGTGCGGGTTGGCCTTGCCCTCGTAGGATCCGGCGGTGATTGCAATGGGTTCGATGCCGTCGGTCAGCGTCACGGACGGGATGTCGCCAAGGTTTGACAGGAACTGTTCGAACCACCGTTCCAGATTCAGCCCGTTCCACAGGATCAGATCGGCATCGCTGGCGCGCACGATGTCCTGAGGGGTTGGCTGGTAGCCGTGGATTTCGGCGCCCGGTTTGGTGATCGACACGACGTCGGCGGTGTCGCCTGCAACGTGCTGGGCCATGTCGGCCAGAACGGTAAAGGTGGTCACGGCCTTGAACTTTTTGTCAGCGGCCTGTGCGCCGGTGCTCAGCGCGAACACGGATGTCGTCGCAAGTGCAATGGCAAGAGCGCGGGGAGCAAGTCGGATCATGTATTACCTCTGAGTCGGGTTGATGAAAATGCGAAGCACTCGCAACTTGTATTGCTATTGCGAAGCATTCGCAAGAGCGGATCGGGATTTGTTGTTTTACTGGCCCAAAGGCTGCACGCGGCGAAAATTGCAGCAAGGCGTGCGTCCTGTATTCGGGTCAAAATGTCCCGTGCAGGCGCGGCGGTTGAAAAAACAGCGGACAGCCTGTCCTGCGCAATAAATTTCCTGCGAACGGGGTCTGGCGCTGTGGAAAGTGACCTGACACTCTATGCGCGAGGACGGCTGGGTGTGCCCATCCGCAGGGGGAGGGGACCATACAGTATGGTCGATTTATGGAGCGGTCTGGCGCAAGCGTTCTGGCTGGTCGTGACGCTGGATGGCGAATTGGTCGAGATCGCCTTGCGGTCGCTGCGCGTGACGCTGAGTGCGCTGGTCGTGGCCTGTGTGATTGCCTTGCCGCTGGCGGCCTTTGTCGCTGTCAAACGGTTTCGCGCGCGGCGGTTCGTGATTGCCATCCTGAACGCGCTGATGGGGCTGCCGCCGGTGGTGGTGGGGCTGATCGTCTATGTGTTCCTGTCGCGGTCGGGACCGCTGGGGGTCATGGGGCTGCTGTTCACGCCCACGGCGATGATCATCGCTCAGACCATCATCATCGTGCCGCTGATCGCGTCGATTGCGCACCAGTCGATCCGCGACCTTTGGCAGGAATACCATGATCTTCTGATTTCGATGAACGTCACGCAGGGGCAAAAGATCCGCACGCTGCTGTGGGATTGCCGCCGCGCCTTGTTGACGGCGGCGCTGGCCGGATTTGGACGCGCGATTGGCGAGGTGGGTGCGATCATGATTGTGGGGGGCAACATCGACCACGCCACGCGGGTGCTGACCACGGCGATTGCGCTGGAAACCGGCAAGGGCGAATTCGCGCTGGCGCTGGCCCTGGGGTTTGTGCTGATCGGGCTGGCTGTGGCGGTCAATCTGGCGATCCACTGGCTGGGCCGGACCGAACGCGAGGGGGCATGGTGATGCAGCTGTTCCCGATGACGGCCAGGGGGATCGAAAGCCGCAGGCGCGGGCAGGTTCTGGTGGGGCCGATTGATCTGACACTGGACGGAACCGGCGCCTGTGTGGTGGTCGGGCCGAACGGTGCGGGCAAGACCACGCTGTTGCACCTGTTGCACGGCACTGCGCGGTTGTCGGCGGGGCGGATCGACTGGGCCTGTGACACCGAGGAAGCGCGCCACCATCAGGGGTTTGTGTTTCAGCGCCCGGTGATGTTGCGCCGCACGGTGATGCAGAACCTGATCTATCCGTTGCGCCTGCGCGGGATACCATTGGGCGAAGCGCGGGCCCGCGCGCGCGACTGGGCGGCACGGGTGGGGCTGGAGAAGTTTCTGGACCGCGCCGCGCCGGTGCTGTCGGGGGGCGAGCAGCAAAAGCTGGCGCTGGCGCGGGCGCTGATATCAGAGCCTAAAGTGCTGTTTCTTGACGAACCCTGTGCCGCGCTGGATGGCCGCGCCACCCGCGAGATCGAGGAAATTCTGACACATGCGAAATCCACCGGTACGCGGTTGATCCTGTCCACGCATGACATGGGACAGGCCCGGCGGCTGGCGGACGATGTGCTGTTCCTGCTGGGCGGGCGCATTCATGAAAGCGGCCCGGCAGAGACATTTTTCAACCGGCCCGAAACGCCACAGGCGCGGGCTTTTCTAAGAGGAGACATCGTGGAATGATGAAACGGATTGCATTGACGCTGGCGGCGCTGGCCATCGGCACCGCCGCACAGGCGACGGACGTGATGAAAATGGCGGTGACGACGTCGTTCAACAACTCGGGACTGGCCGAGGTGCTGCTGCCCGAGATCAAGAAGGATCTGGATCTGGATGTTCAGTTGCTGGTTGTCGGCACCGGTCAGGCAATCAAACTGGGCGAGGCGGGCGATGTCGATGCCATTCTGGTCCATTCGCGCAAGGCCGAAGAAGCGTTTGTCGATGCCGGGTTTGGTACACATCGCACCGAGATTATGTACAATGATTTCGTGTTCATCGGCCCGTCGGAAGACCCAGCAGGCATCAAGGATGCCGACGCTGCCGCCACCGCGTTGACAGCGATTGCCGAGGCCGAGGCGCCTTTCGTCAGCCGTGGCGATGACAGCGGGACGCACAAGAAAGAGCTGTCGCTGTGGAAAGCGGCGGGTCTGGACCCCACTGGCTTTGGTGACTGGTACAAGGCCGTCGGTGCCGGCATGGGGGCCGCGCTGAACACCGCGTCGGGCATTCCGGCCTACATCATGTCGGACCGCGCAAGCTGGCTGAACTTTGGCAACAAGGGCGATCTGGAACTGCTGTATGCGGGCGATCCGGTGCTGTTCAACCAATACGCCTATCTGCCCGTGAACCCTGAAAAGCACGCCCATGTCAAAACCGAACTGGTCGACAAGCTTGAGGCGTGGCTGGTGTCGGACCGCGCGGCGACGTTGATCAACGATTACAAGATCAACGGCGAAACGCTGTTCGTGTTCAACGCCAAGGCGGCGGAATAACCCCGCATCAGTGACACATCGCGCCCCTGTAACGGGGCGCGGTGGCGCTATTCCGGCAGGTCGCCGTGAATGGCGAACTGTTCCAGCCCGGCATCCTGCGGCTGGATCACGCGAAAGCTTTCGCGCACACCCGCGTCGGTCAGCTCGCGCGCCACGGTCAGCAGGGTGTTGGCGTCGTGGTCGGCGCACATGTCCATCATCTGCGCCAGCTCCTCGGCGGCGACGGGGCGGGCGGCGTCCACGTCCGGTGCGCCGTAATAGGTGACGAAATGCTGTGCCAGCATGTCGGTCAGCGTGGCAATCTCGGACGGCTCAACTTGCGTCACCGCGACGAATGTCACGCGGCCAAAGGTTTCCAGCCCCAGCCAGCCGTTGGCAAAGGCCTGTCGCGCCTTGCCGGTCAGGTCGCCGTCGGTCCAGTCGGAAAACTCGAACCCGCCCGACACGCACCATTCCCCGGTCCGCGCGGGGCTGGAAAACACGTTCATGTCGCTTTCGTCGAAATGGATCGCGCGCGCAAGTTTGCGCAGGTCGGGCTGGGTCACGGGCTGGGCTCCAATATGGCGGTCAGCGGGATCAAGTGGGTGGTGTCGGCGTCGCGCAAGAGCAGGCCAAAGTGTTCGTCGACGCCAAGATAGGTGCCGGTTTTGCCGTCTTGGGTTGTTTCTTCGCCGATGCCGTAGGCCAGCCCGCGCCATTCGCTGTGCAGGGGGGCGACGCCCTCGCTGTCCCAGCGGTTGATCCAGTGCAGGCTGTGGCGGGCCCATGCCTCGACCAGTGCGGGCGGGGACACTTCGGAGCAGCCTTCGGCATAAAGCGCGGTCTGATCCGGGCGCAGGCCGGTTTCGGCAAGGTCGGGGTCGTCCAGCGGATAGAGCGGCAGGGTGAACCCCACGACCAGCCAGTCGGGCACCGCGTCGGGGTCGGTGGTCGAGGCGATGCAGCGGAACCGCCCGCACGCCGCGTTGTTGATGCGAATGCCGCCGTCCCAATCCAGATGCACGGCAATCTCGGGCGGGGCCAGCGCGCCCAATGCGTTCTGAAAGCCGATGCCACACAGCGGCAGCATCGCCATGGCGTCGCGCAAGGGCACCTCGGGCGCAAAGACCAATGCGGCCTGCACCATGTGACCGGCCAGCGCATAGACCACCAGCCCCGCGTCACAGCCCATCGCGGCGCGCATGGCGGCGTGTTCGAACGCATCCGTGGCCACGGGTTCCCCCCACAGCAGCGGCGGAAAGGTCAGCATTTCGGTCATGCGTGGCCGCCGTCGATCAGTTGGCGGGCGATGGCCTGAAAGCTGGCCGCCTGCGCGCTGTCGGGCTGGCTGACGGTGATCGGCGCGCCGCCGTCCGAGGCAAGGCGGATTTGCAGGTCCAGCGGCACCTCGGCCAGCAGGGGCACGCCCATCTTGGCCGCTTCCGCCGCCACGCCGCCGTGGCCGAACACATGTTCCTCGTGGCCGCAGTTGGTGCAGATGTGCGTGGACATGTTTTCGATCATGCCGATGATCGGCACCTTGAGCTGGTTGAACATATCAATGCCCTTGCGGGCGTCCAGCAGGGCGACATCCTGCGGGGTCGAGACGATGATCGCCCCGTCCACCTGCGCCTTTTGCGCCAGCGTCATCTGCACGTCGCCGGTGCCGGGGGGCAGGTCGACGATCAGCACATCCAGCGCGCCCCATTGCACCTGGGTCATCATCTGTTGCAGCGCGCCCATCAGCATCGGGCCGCGCCAGACCACGGCCTGATCCTCGTTGGTCATCAGGCCGATGGACATCATCGTGACACCGTGGTTGCGCATCGGCAGGATCGTCTTGCCATCGGGCGAGGCGGGCCGGCCGGACACGCCCAGCATCCGCGGCTGGCTGGGGCCGTAAACATCGGCGTCCAGCAGGCCGACACGCCGCCCCTGTTGCGCCAAGGCGCAGGCCAGGTTGGCGGATACGGTGGATTTGCCCACCCCGCCCTTGCCCGAGGCGACGGCCAGGATACGGTCGATGCCGGGGATTTTCTGCGGGCCTTTGGGTTCGGCGGCGCGTTGCGGTTTCAGGTCGGGGGGCGGGGCCTTTTCGCTGTGGCCGGTCAGCACGATGGACACTTTGCCGATGCCATCGACCTGCGCCAGCGCGGCCTCGGCCTGTGCTTTGGCCTCGCTGTAGGCGTCGGCCAGTGCGGGCGGGATTTCCATGACGAAACGCACCGCGCCGGTGTCATCGACGTTCAGCGCGCGCATCACGCCGCTGGCGACGATGTCGGTGTCGGTTGCCGGATCATTGACGGTCTTGAGCGCGGTCAGAACCGCCTCTCTGGTGGCTGCCACGGTTTATTCCTGTTCTGCGTCTGGCGCGGTGATGGTGCCGGTGACCTCGTGGGTCATGCCCAGTTCGGGGATGGTGATGACGGCGCGCACCGGCACGGCCTGACCGGCGACGGCACCCTCGCGCATGGCCTTTTCGATGGCCTGCTGCGAGGTCACGCCGACCTGTTTGAGAAACTTGCGCATCGACATGTTGAAGTCATCGCTCATTGGGGTGGCTCCCTGTGTTCGGGCGGATCAGTGATCGCGCCGCTTGCTAAGGTAATCGTCGGTTGTGCGGGGGCGGGGGCGCTCGGCGCCCGCCAGCGGGTTGTTGGCGCTGTGATACTGCGCGTTGATGCGGCAATCATCACACATCTGGATCATGCGCAACTTGCCCTCGTCCGCGAACATGGAATGGTTGCGCAGTTTGTCGGTGATCCGGTCGATGGTGGATTTCACGCCAAAGAGCGTGCCGCATTCGACGCAAGGGAACGGCTCTTCCTCGTGCAGCACGCGCTGTTCCAGTGCCGCGCCGGTCAGGTTCAGCTGCGGGGCAAGGGTGATCGCATCCTCGGGGCAGATGTTGGCGCACAGGCCGCATTGCAGACAGGCGTCTTCCTGAAAGCGCAGTTGCGGCAGGTCGGGATTGTCGCCCAATGCGCCCGAGGGGCACAGTGACACGCAGGACAGGCACAGGGTGCAGGCGTCACTGTCGACCAAAACGGCACCATAAGGCGCACCGGCGGGCAATGGCAGCACGTCGGCGTTGGGGTGCAGGGCGCGCGCAGCCTGACGGGTGATCTGGCGGCGGGTGCCCATGGGGCGCACGGGACTGGCCACGGGGGCGGGGGGCGTGCCGTTATACAGCGTGTCGGACATGGCGTCAGGGTCGGGCGTGTCGATCAGCTGCACGCGGGCGTCGCCACCGATGGCGCGGGCCAGTGCGATTTGGGTTTCGATCGCGTCGCGGTCCGATTTCGGCCCCAACAGCAGGCTGACGTCCGCGAAACCGGCGGCCAGCGCCGCCAGCGCCTCGGCATGGCCAAAGGCGGCGAGGGCGGGCAGGGCCATG
It includes:
- a CDS encoding ATP-binding cassette domain-containing protein, whose amino-acid sequence is MQLFPMTARGIESRRRGQVLVGPIDLTLDGTGACVVVGPNGAGKTTLLHLLHGTARLSAGRIDWACDTEEARHHQGFVFQRPVMLRRTVMQNLIYPLRLRGIPLGEARARARDWAARVGLEKFLDRAAPVLSGGEQQKLALARALISEPKVLFLDEPCAALDGRATREIEEILTHAKSTGTRLILSTHDMGQARRLADDVLFLLGGRIHESGPAETFFNRPETPQARAFLRGDIVE
- a CDS encoding substrate-binding domain-containing protein; its protein translation is MKRIALTLAALAIGTAAQATDVMKMAVTTSFNNSGLAEVLLPEIKKDLDLDVQLLVVGTGQAIKLGEAGDVDAILVHSRKAEEAFVDAGFGTHRTEIMYNDFVFIGPSEDPAGIKDADAAATALTAIAEAEAPFVSRGDDSGTHKKELSLWKAAGLDPTGFGDWYKAVGAGMGAALNTASGIPAYIMSDRASWLNFGNKGDLELLYAGDPVLFNQYAYLPVNPEKHAHVKTELVDKLEAWLVSDRAATLINDYKINGETLFVFNAKAAE
- a CDS encoding DUF6505 family protein, which codes for MTQPDLRKLARAIHFDESDMNVFSSPARTGEWCVSGGFEFSDWTDGDLTGKARQAFANGWLGLETFGRVTFVAVTQVEPSEIATLTDMLAQHFVTYYGAPDVDAARPVAAEELAQMMDMCADHDANTLLTVARELTDAGVRESFRVIQPQDAGLEQFAIHGDLPE
- a CDS encoding biotin/lipoate--protein ligase family protein produces the protein MTEMLTFPPLLWGEPVATDAFEHAAMRAAMGCDAGLVVYALAGHMVQAALVFAPEVPLRDAMAMLPLCGIGFQNALGALAPPEIAVHLDWDGGIRINNAACGRFRCIASTTDPDAVPDWLVVGFTLPLYPLDDPDLAETGLRPDQTALYAEGCSEVSPPALVEAWARHSLHWINRWDSEGVAPLHSEWRGLAYGIGEETTQDGKTGTYLGVDEHFGLLLRDADTTHLIPLTAILEPSP
- a CDS encoding Mrp/NBP35 family ATP-binding protein — protein: MAATREAVLTALKTVNDPATDTDIVASGVMRALNVDDTGAVRFVMEIPPALADAYSEAKAQAEAALAQVDGIGKVSIVLTGHSEKAPPPDLKPQRAAEPKGPQKIPGIDRILAVASGKGGVGKSTVSANLACALAQQGRRVGLLDADVYGPSQPRMLGVSGRPASPDGKTILPMRNHGVTMMSIGLMTNEDQAVVWRGPMLMGALQQMMTQVQWGALDVLIVDLPPGTGDVQMTLAQKAQVDGAIIVSTPQDVALLDARKGIDMFNQLKVPIIGMIENMSTHICTNCGHEEHVFGHGGVAAEAAKMGVPLLAEVPLDLQIRLASDGGAPITVSQPDSAQAASFQAIARQLIDGGHA
- a CDS encoding DUF6494 family protein, which codes for MSDDFNMSMRKFLKQVGVTSQQAIEKAMREGAVAGQAVPVRAVITIPELGMTHEVTGTITAPDAEQE